In Capsicum annuum cultivar UCD-10X-F1 unplaced genomic scaffold, UCD10Xv1.1 ctg1294, whole genome shotgun sequence, the genomic stretch GCCTAAGATATGATTTTGCTATCCGCCCTTCCGCTCTCTTTGGATAAAATCCACCAGATTTATTCTTTTTTCCACTTCCATACACTATTCTTAAAATTTTCTTTGGTGTTCTATCATAGGCCATCGAGTACTTGTCCCCTGTAAATAGTGGCATAACCACATAGAcaaaaaaaattttagttgagCACTTTTAACTAAAAAACAATTTTGTGCGTATAAAccaatattagttttttttttttatatatatatattttatatatatatatatatatatagagagagagagagagagagagccacTACCTGCAAGTACATTCTCCCTTATCCTTCCTTCAACACCTACTTTCGATTTCATATTAAGTCCTTCATCTTTAATTCCATGGCGTCCTAGTTTGTTATTCAACTTTGATATTTGGTTTGTGAACTCTTCTACTGTAATCCCATAGGGTTCTACCTTCTCTCCTCCTCGATCATAAAGTAATTCTCTCAGAATTACGTCTTGACCTGATTCAACTCTGAGTAATCCTGCAACTAAATGCCATCCAAATTACCCAGTAAGATCATTTATTAGATGattatccataaattttttggcAAGAGTTAATTAGATATCTAGTAAGGATGGTATAACTAACTTGCTAGTACATGTTAAACTTAACTGATAATGtacaaataatattttcattatcattgtaTATAGTTTaaagttaaccaaaaaaaaagtttttagttTCATACATGGCCACTAAAggtaatttttcttaaaatatggtCTTTACaatcctaataataataataaatattacgTCCTACTATTGATAAAAATGACCAATTAATCTCAAtattgtttaatgtatataaatcAATTAACTAAGAAAATCATATGGCAGCGTATACTAGTAATTTTAACACTACCTTGTT encodes the following:
- the LOC124890147 gene encoding desiccation-related protein PCC13-62-like; the protein is AIKDTVTGFLLNLSRESFATVMDNAFRHPLKPPFDAYANDINYLFASYVIPYVGLSGYVGVNPKLQSSTTKRLIAGLLRVESGQDVILRELLYDRGGEKVEPYGITVEEFTNQISKLNNKLGRHGIKDEGLNMKSKVGVEGRIRENVLAGDKYSMAYDRTPKKILRIVYGSGKKNKSGGFYPKRAEGRIAKSYLRHEH